Sequence from the Panicum virgatum strain AP13 chromosome 5N, P.virgatum_v5, whole genome shotgun sequence genome:
CAGACTGTTTGAGGATCTGACACAGCACAATTGCAAATGGCTTACCGTTTGACCAGTGAACAAGGATAGGGACGACACCAAAACTATGCAAgctttaggccttgtttagttcattttgtattttacatttttgtatttttggaagggaattttcaatatttaaagtattaaatgtagactaatcacaaaactaattatagatctcgtctgtaaactacgagacgaatctaatgagcctaattaatccatcattagagcatgtttattgtagcgatttatttttcaactatatttagtaTATCAtacaagcgatttacaaaaattttacattttatATTTTGAGATCTAAACAAGCCCTTAATAGAGAGACGGTTCTCTCGGACTCCTTCCTTCCCTTGGTACGTCAGTGCCCTGCATGTGAACCTGCAAACGCAGCAGGTCGACAAGCGGCCCAAGGCCGTTCGCACTCCATAAActctgtaaacgcaaaaaaaaacatcacatcgaatatttcgatacatgtatggagtactaaatgaagtctatttataaatttttttgcatagatgggctgtaaatcgcgagacgaatctaatgagcttacttaatccatgatttgcaacagtgatgctacaataaccatccgataattattaattaatcatagattaattagcattattagattcgtctcgcgatttacaacccatctgtgcaaaaagttttgtaaatagacttcatttagtacttcaaattagtaagatttcatcacaatttttttttgcaaaacatctaaacacggcccaaGAAACCGCGGAGAAGACTGTTCCGGAGCCAGAAATGACAAACGTCTTGCATGATTTGTTTGTCCTTGCGTCTCAACCTGCATTCTGGCATCTGGAATTCATGTGTCCTTTGCTGTGCCAAGTCTGCCAACCATATAATTTGCTTGGAGCTGTGCGTGCATCAGGTGACATATGAAGAAATTTAATTACTTTAGCACGCGCTGCGGTCACAAATACTTCACCTTTTTTTACTTTTAAACTTTTCAGACTTTGACTGCCTAGTAACTTTTAAAATAACTGGTTCACAAACACAAAAAACATGTGTGTACAAAGGTATTTTCATAGTCTCATAAATTTATTACGTATTACCAATATATTCTATTAGAAAATCCTGTCTCAGTCACAGCTCAAAACccctgaaaaataaaaaaaatagaaacctCAAGTATTTGGCCGTCCATTTATTTTCATAGTAGTACTGTTATGGAGTTCAGAAAGAAGATTTGAAGCGTATGAGTTCAGAACGAAGATGTAGCTGCATCTTTCCCAAAATCGCTACCTACCTCTGTCCTTGCACTTCTTGTGTGCTGCAAACTTGCAGTCCTCTGATTTGACTAGCACCCCACAACACACCTGCTTCTAGAATTCCCAAAGCATTCGCATATTGTTCTCCATTGGGCATTGGTTTGAGGTGACATTACACTCGTACTGAAGCTGATAGAGACATTTGCAGGTGATATGAACTCAGATTTGCATCTAGCCATGCCTGTTTGGCATCTTCTAGCCTTTGGCTTTTTTGCCCAAGTTCAAAGAGGGGGGGCCGTGTAATCTCTGATCCATGATCTTTTTCGGATCCTTTGGATCTCTTTTTGACGTTGTGTGACGAGGAAAACTGCAATGCTGCCGGGCGCCTTCTGGACGTTCTAGCTAGCTCACTTTTCCTTTTGACATTCGGTACATTACGCCAATGGCACACCTTAGTACGCACAACGACACAAACTTTACTGGACCTCTTACTGTTTTCTCTGAGACTACCGAGgttcacctaaccggtgggaaccggtccggtttgaccggttaccggtcaaaccggtccggaccgggtCCGGTTCCGgacggtacccaaccggccaaaattcaaaatttaaatttgaattcaaaaaatgaaaattcctaaaaatacttcaaggtgcgatgaatttaatggtgtcaaattttctcaaaaattcgttcgtttaataTACTTTTCGAGCATTTaaaattaaaacaaaaaagaaaaagaaaaaatgagacggcccataaggcccacttggtaaaccggtcaaaccggccggtataccggttacacatgcgattttaaatttggatttgaattcaaaccggccggtaaaccggtctaaccggtcggtttaCCGGTACGAACctgttgaactgagttttttgaatttaaatttgaatttgaccggtttctaccggtaaccggtcaaaccggtccggtaaaccggaaccggtggccggcggtttgggGTGTCCGGTCGGTAAAAAGAACCCTGGAGACTACTGCCTCCTACCTGACTGTATATTAGTCTCTCGCACAGCAATTTCGTACAAGGGCAAAACTACACGTTTTTTTTGCAAGAGCGAAAGTACACGCGGAAATACTGGGCGATAAGCGCAAtgattttgttttttcttttgagattacacggtacaactcagacactcacaacgcacgcacactcacaccccctatgaacacacgtacacaaatcctacccctatgagcatcttcgaagaccgagccggcaaatcctcgaaaTTGACGGAGTTACCACTGgcgcctcgctgtcgacgggaacgtcgcctaccactgaatgcacaatgCCGTTAAATCCCAGAATATTCACTCCCAAGGAGAGTCGAACTCAGAACCTCATGTGCTACCGGGGCTCTTATAACCACTAGACTACATGCTCTTTCGCAAACGCAATGATTTTGTTGACTTGGGTGACCAATCAGGTGGGCCGGCCCATAAAAGGATTGGGCCGGGACCAAGCCCATATTGGCCCCCAACTGCATCGGAATCCACGTGGCGTAGGGAGGAACCCACTGGGAGCTGACCGTGGCGGCTCCCTCCACGTCGGACGCATGCACCCCATTCACCGCGACACGAAGGCAGCTACGTGCTCCCCGCACGGTAAATCCCTATCCTCCCCGACGCGCGTCCGGCGGCGACACGCTGACGCGGCCGCAGGCATGGCCGCCACACGCGTCAACACTTCCCGGGGTAAGACCGGGGCGGCTGGGTAACAACGAACGCCTCGAGCAGCCTACGCCTAGCCGTGTATAAGTAGAGGTGCATGCCGAGAGCCACAGATCAGGAGCGGCAAGTGCGGTGGACAGCGAGCGATCGAGACTCGAGAGAGGACAGTGCACAGCCCGGAGCGGTCAGGTCTCGAGGGGTTTCTTCTCGTGCGAGCGGGAGCGttctgacggcggcggcgggccgggatGGCGTCGCAGCAGGCGGAGAGGGCGGCGGAGCTGCAGGACCCGGAGATCCGGGCGGAGCTGGACCGGCGCGTCCGCGAGGAGGGCGAGACCGTCGtcaagagcggcggcggcggcaccactCTCGACGCCCAGGAGCGCCTCGCCGAAGGTGAGCTCGgtcgcccgcggcggccgcgcgcggccATTATTCATCCTGCGTTTGGCGTTCCGTGCTGCGTACCATGTCGATCGGTTTCTGACTGTTCGTTGTTGCTGCGGCAGGGCGCAAGAAGGGAGGGCTGAGCCGCACGACGGAGTCCGGCAAGGACCGCGCCGAGAAGGAGGGCGCGGTGCGCGTCGAGCCCGACGAGAAGCAGCTCCAGCAGGCTAAGAAGAGCCTCGGCCGCGACTGATGCGTTGACCACCGTAGCTTACTCTGTAGTATGTACTCCAATATACTACTATTAGTACAATAACAGCTAGCCGTAGCCGTAGTCTGGCTAGCTGCTCTAGCTGCTGCAAGGGTGTAGATGAAGTATGTAGGTGACGGCCAAAGGCTACAAAATTTTGGTCTCTGCATTGTAGCCATCGCCCTTGGACACGACGGTAGTGTGTGTTTCATTTTGCGTCTCTGTCCACTAGTTATGGTACGATGAAGGTAGCACCTCTCTGGTGCCTGCACGACTGGACGTCTCCTTGCTGTAGCCTTGAGCCCAGTATAAATATGAGAGGTCAGCCCCTGTTATCTTGAAATCGAACTGTGTCCCAAAGTTTTATTTATTGCCCCTTCTGCATGACTGAAACTGAATACGATCTTGTCCTATTTAAAAGACTTACGCTCTCGATCGGCACGTCGCAGTAAAGATCGACACGTCGCTTGTGGTGACGGTCCCAACATGTATATAGACGATCACAGCAGCTTGTCAGAGTTAGTATATACTGTGTAGCGTATATATACGCGGTGTACAATCATTTTTAGGTACAGCACGCAGGAAGCAAGCGAGAATCAGTTGGATCGGGCGCAGAAATGGATTGATCCGCGCGGCCGCGCACCCCTGGTGGTTTAGAGATGCTCAGCCGCGGCACCTGTCGATGGCGCGGCAGCCGCGGGTGTAGCTGTTGGCCGGCTTCCCGGGGCGGGTGGCGTCGGGGCCGGCGTACTTCTCGCAGTTGCCGAGCACCTTGCAGTGGATCATGTTGGGCGGGTACGTCATGTActccacgccggcggcctgcTGCGCCGGCGCCAGCAGCAGGCACAGCGccaccaccacggccgccgcggccagccTCGCGGAGCTCACCTTCTCCATGCTCGCGCCAACCGTCACAAGCTAGCGAGAGAGAAAGGGCCGGTGTATTTGCAACAATATTACAAGAATGATCCCTTGATGAGGTAGGAGGGATCGAGATTTTGTAGGGGATGGTTGTCTAAAATATTTGTGGATGGGAGCAGATTTAGGGTCTCAGAAACGCCTAAGCTTCTATTTTGGTAGCAGGAGTTTCTCTCGTTTCAATTTACAATGGGGTAAAGCTCGTGGTTCGTCGTTGTGAGGTCTGGTTTTCCTATCATTTTTTCCCCCACAGATTAGCTAATGATATCGTTGATTTGTCAAAATGAGTCAAATTTAGGTTTATCCCTCCCGTCATATGAACAGGTTCTTTTGGGAAGCACATAAATGCTGCACAGCGCTATAAGATAGATGGGCTTCGAAATAGagaaaagagtaaaatgcatctGAGATCCATAGTATCACTTAGATCCATCAACTTCAAAATTATATTTCTGgatccataaacttgtaatttgtgtcagtTAGGTCCACAAACTCTGAAAGTTCATtcctaggtccataaacttataATTCATGTCACCTAGGTCCATACCCCTCCACCTAGGTTTCATGTACTGATATCGCACCAACATGAATCTACACGGTTCCCACATATTACTGGAGTTTCGTCAGAATGGTGAATTTTGAGCCCCAATTTCAAATTAAGTGCATAAGGGGGCAGGAGGGATGAAAGACTTATTTTTGGAGGTTATTGACATATATTGGGATTCAAAGGAGTCTTCCGGACTGCCACCGGTAAGTTCTGGAGCTTAGATTAAGAAATAACCCTGTAATATGGATAAAGTTCATGAACTTAAAAATGCACTTTCAGAGTTTATGAATCTAGGTGATACAAATTACATGTTTAAggacctaaaaatgcactttcaTAGTTTATGGATCTAAGTGACACGAATTACAAGTTGATGGATCTAAAATGCACTTTtagagtttatggacctaaatgACACACTTTTAGAATTTTGGCcagttgggtaccggccgaaaccggaaccggtccggaccggtctgaccggtaaccggtcaaaccggaccggtttcccaccggtttggtgaaccctgatTTCAAGTACAAAGTATCATTATTTAATAACAGGGCACTGGTGCAAGTAGTTGTCCCGCTCCATCTTTTTGGGTATCACTTGGACTTAGCTTCGCACGCTGCAGTGTATAGAGTGACGCTTAAATCTTCTCTTACCTATTTGAGTATCACTTAAAGCGGCCTAACTAGCTTGTTGGAGCACAGACTAATTAGAATTAACATAAAAAATAGATTTAtaactaataattataattatctatcccATACTCGCttttatctattaaatattctaacatacAATACTCTAAAGATACATGCTTATCATTTACTAGTTGTAATATAATTGTGATATGTTTATGTAGTAACAATGTTTTTCAACTTTGTATGACACCTTCATATATatttgatatgtatttaattgaCTATCTGTTTAAGCCATGTGAATAATATAAACATTGTATTTTTAAATCTTCCCCGCCCATAACACGCACCATAGGTAGcgtttttatataaataatatattaataatgatagatgtagtaatttaaaattttatattggtgcactttaaaaCTTTGCTATAATTATATAACTCAGAGCTACTTTAatttttaataatgatataattagataatttatatacaaacTTAGGgagttattttttaataaagatTAGATGTTAATTtagattatttttataatggtagatgTGAGTAATTTAGATAAATATTTAGAGGTTTACTTTAGCCTATTTTTATAATAGTagaagtggaaaatttattAGAGAAAATAATAGATCCAATAGGTGTTATGATTAAAGTTGCCAGATTTATGTTTCTATTTTTTAtgaaaatttttagaatttctctattttttgttAGAGTGGTCATCTAGAATTCTAGATGGTTTGACAAAAAGGCTTCAAAAGGAGGAAATATGAAGCAGAAAAACTACAAGTTATTCGCAGCACAAAAGTTCGTGTCCTTTTTTTATACTAGCAGATATGCACGTGTGCCGCACGTGTTAAAAAAAACTATTGAACACACATAATAGTACTccttccgttctaaattataagttattcaaaaaaatttggagagtcaaatcatctcaaagtttgaccaaaattatagagagaaacacaaaaatttatgacatcaaataggtatactatgaaaatataactaacaaagaatctaattatacttaattggtatcgtaaatgttattatattgttgtataaatttggtcaaacttgaaaaattttgactctccaaaattcttgggatgttttataatttggaacggagggagtatcaaaTGTTTATTCAACATATTTTCCACATAGTTTGAGATTTCAATATCCTGTATTCTCGTTGCTTATAGCATTGCTAGGTATGTACAAAGCAAAAGATAAGCTAGAATAGATTATCTCGACCAAAAATATCACCTCGATTAAAAAGCATACGAAAAATATCTGATATCTTATATATGAAAAAAGCATGGCTAAAAAACATATCTTTCTTAAACTGATTGTAGCTAACTCACAAGATTAGTAGCTAGGAATAAATTTGGCATGGGCAAACCCGACAAAGCAAGCTTCCTTTTTCTCTACTTCCGTCTCTTCTCCGTCCCCTTCCTCGGTTCATCCAATTGAAAATTGACTTCTTGCTGCTACATCTTGATCGATGGATTGGACTGGATGCGCGCAGATGGTCCAGACGCCCTGACGGGGCTGCGGGATTGATACTCGGCTTCGCCTGCAACCTCAGCCCTCAGGTCGGCCTCCGAGTTTTGTCCCGAGCTTCGCGGCTTGCGCGGCGGCCTGGATGCATGGATcacggcggcggagagcggaCGCGCGATGTGCGGGTGGGTATGGGGCGCGAGGATGGCGGTGACCATGGCGACGTGCGGCGGGCGGGGGTGCCGATGTGACGTCCGGCGGGGGTGCCGCGTCGGGGGATCGCGGACTCGCGGGGCCCGGCGGCGCGACGTGCGGCAGGCGGGAGGAGGCGACCGACGGTTCCTTTCGCTTCCCACTTGAGGTTGAAGGATACGAGATGGTTCTGCGCGGTGGAGGTGGCTTGGCGTGTTTGCTTGGGATTCTAGGTCGGCGGGGCCCATCAACGAGGAACACGGGATGAGAACAGAAGCCCCGCGTGAAAATTT
This genomic interval carries:
- the LOC120676926 gene encoding late embryogenesis abundant protein EMB564-like codes for the protein MASQQAERAAELQDPEIRAELDRRVREEGETVVKSGGGGTTLDAQERLAEGRKKGGLSRTTESGKDRAEKEGAVRVEPDEKQLQQAKKSLGRD
- the LOC120676927 gene encoding uncharacterized protein LOC120676927, whose amino-acid sequence is MEKVSSARLAAAAVVVALCLLLAPAQQAAGVEYMTYPPNMIHCKVLGNCEKYAGPDATRPGKPANSYTRGCRAIDRCRG